From the Xyrauchen texanus isolate HMW12.3.18 chromosome 37, RBS_HiC_50CHRs, whole genome shotgun sequence genome, one window contains:
- the LOC127631305 gene encoding protein FAM107B-like: MRSANATSFPIRPTEQDLKNALSNSAVTGHNHVSNSSRPAQARTKSPTDTFHCSSLYHHGHNRENADKCDVAEGPENLNNPVKASRSHQELHKELLLAHKKGLVACCKPELQMVLERRKREQTQKEEGEQSRSPLEQVLLKRQQKHQEMMKEKEEEQKLQEEVQLLEFVRVRQNLKKVHSALHKHTHS, translated from the exons ATGAGATCAGCCAACGCAACATCATTCCCGATAAGACCAACCGAGCAAGATCTGAAAAATGCCTTATCCAACAGTGCAGTCACAGGACACAACCACGTCTCCAACTCATCAAGACCAGCCCAGGCCAGAACAAAATCGCCCACAGACACATTTCATTGTAGTTCTTTGTATCATCATGGCCATAATCGAG AAAATGCAGATAAATGTGATGTTGCCGAGGGTCCCGAGAACCTGAACAACCCAGTGAAAGCCTCGAGGAGCCACCAGGAACTCCACAAAGAGCTGTTACTGGCCCACAAAAA AGGGCTGGTGGCGTGTTGTAAGCCAGAGCTTCAGATGGTTTtggagaggaggaagagagaaCAGACCCAGAAGGAGGAGGGAGAACAGAGCAGGAGCCCTCTAGAACAAGTCCTCCTCAAACGCCAGCAGAAACATCAGGAGATGATG aaagagaaggaagaggaacAGAAGTTACAGGAGGAGGTTCAGCTCTTGGAGTTTGTGAGAGTGAGACAGAACCTGAAGAAAGTCCATTCAGCCCTGCACAAGCACACTCACTCCTAA